In Mya arenaria isolate MELC-2E11 chromosome 1, ASM2691426v1, the genomic stretch gatatatatttctttcggAATGTATTCATTTCGCTCTCTTGTTTCTTTCGCAGATCGTGAGTTTTGGAAGCGGTACTTTAATCGCCCCGATTATAACCACGGTACTGCGGCGTTTGACATGATTTCGCCACAATGCTATGATCACATATGGCTGGCGGCACTAACTCTGAACTGCACTGATGAATACCTTACGTCGATGGGTAAGTAGCTTTGAATGTACCGGTGAACAGCTGTCATCGACTGTCAAGCCACTATGAATGTACAAATGAACACCTGTCATCGACAGGTAAGCCATTTCTTAATGTACCGATGAACACATGTCATCGACAGGAAAGCCATTTCTTAATGTACCGATGAACAGCTGTCATCGACTGTCAAGCCACTATGAATGTACAAATGAACACCTGTCATCGACAGGTAAGCCATTTCTTAATGTACCGATGAACACATGTCATCGACAGGTAAGCCTTTTTAATGTACCGATGAACACCTGTCATCGACAGGTAAGCCATTTTTTAATGTACCGATGAACACCTGTTATCGACAGGTAAGCCTTTTCAATGTACCGATGAACACATGTCATCGACCGGTAAGCCTTTTCTTAATGTACCGATGAACACCTGTCATCGACAGGTAAGCCATTTTTAATGTACCGATGAAGACATGTCATCGACTGGTTAGCCGCTTTGAATGTACCAATGAACATATGGCATCGACTGTTGTTTGAATGTACCGATGGACATCTGTCATCGACTGTCAAGCCACTTTGAATGTACCAATGAACACCTGACATCGACAGGTAAGCCATTTTTTATGTCATCGACTGGTTAGCCGCTTTGAATGTACCGATGAACACATGGCATCGACTGTTTAGCCGCTCTGAATGTACCAATGAACACCTATCATCGACAGGTAAGCCATTTTTTAATGTACCGATGAACACATGCCATCGACTGGTAAGCCTCTTTGAATGTACCGATGAACACATGAAATCGACTGGTTAGCCGCTTTGAATGTACCGATGAACACATGGCATCGACTGTTTAGCCGCTCTGAAAGTACCAATGAACACCTGACATCGACAGGTAAGCCATTTTTTAATGTACCGATGAACACATGAAATCGACTGGTTAGCCTCTTTGAATGTACCGATGAACACATGAAATCGACTGGTTAGCCGCTTTGAATGTACCGATGAACACATGGCATCGACTGTTTAGCCGCTCTGAATGTACCAATGAACACCTATCATCGACAGGTAAGCCATTTTTTTATGTACCGATGAACACATGTCATCGACTAGTTAGCCGCTTTGAATGTACCAATGAATACCTGTCATCGACAGGTAAGCCATTTTTTAATGTACCGATGAACACATGTCATCGACTGTTTAGCCGCTTTGAATGTACCAATGAACACCTGTCGTCGATTGGTAAGCCACTTTGAATGTACCGATGAACACCTGTCGTCGATTGGTAAGCCACTTTGAATGTACCGATGAACACCTGTCGTCGATTGGTAAGCCACTTTGAATGTACCGATGAACACCTGTCGTCGATTGGTAAGCCACTTTGAATGTACCGATGAACACCTGTCGTCGATTGGTAAGCCATTTTGAATGTACCGATGAACACCTGTCGTCGATTGGTAAGCCATTTTGAATGTACCGATGAACACCTGTCGTCGATTGGTAAGCCATTTTGAATGTACCGATGAACACCTGTCGTCGATTGGTAAGCCACTTTGAATGTATCGATGAACACCTGTCGTCGATTGGTAAGTCACTTTGAATGTACCGATGAACACCTGTCGTCGATTGGTAAGCCACTTTGAATGTACCGATGAACACCTGTCGTCGATTGGTAAGCCACTTTGAATGTACCGATGAACACCTGTCGTCGATTGGTAAGCCACTTTGAATGTACCGATGAACACCTGTCGTCGATTGGTAAGCCACTTTGAATGTACCGATGAACACCTGTCGTCGATTGGTAAGCCACTTTGAATGTACCGATGAACACCTGTCGTCGATTGGTAAGCCACTTTGAATGTACCGATGAACACATGTCGTCGATTGGTAAGCCACTTTGAATGTACCGATGAACACCTGTCGTCGATTGGTAAGCCACTTTGAATGTACCGATGAACACCTGTCGTCGATTGGTAAGCCACTTTGAATGTACCAATGAACACCTGTCGTCGATTGGTAAGCCACTTTGAAAGTACCAATGAACACCTGTCGTCGATTGGTAAGCCACTTTGAAAGTATCAATGAACATCTGTCGTCGATTGGTAAGCTACTTTGAATGTACCAATGTACACCTGTCGTCGATTGGTAAGCTACATTGAATGTACCAATTTAAAGCCATAGTATAAAGAACATATATCGCCAATCGGAAATAACTCTAACTCATGTTAAACACAATGGAGAATCGAGCGATAATGGAGCAGGTGCgttcaaatttgatgaaaatgtgtATTTAGATAATACTCTTTATTAATCGTAACAAATATGCGTTGAACAGTATGCgcaacattaaaaacaaagtaaaaagcgaaacctggttattagaatgacgtacgtcgttgttcgggcgggccaGCGGAAGTGCGGAGACAAACTATTGtctcgaataattttagttaagtttgacatattgtgaccgaACTtgtatatatgaagagtttattgaGACATTTCATTGGATTGAGTTTGATGTCCCTAGAGTCAATGTTAAGGTCATTGTAACCAAAAAGAAATGTCTGGTACTGAATAACGTGAGTTTGAGTTGACATATTGCAATCTATAGGAGTGGAAATAGAGACTTCTCATGGGATTGTGTTCGGGGCCCACggagtcatggtcaaggtcagggtcacttaaatagaaaaatggttggtactgaataactttagttatggttgacatattgtgaccaaacttggtatataggaagagctTAAGGAGGATTTCCATGGAATTACATTTGGGACTCCAAGAGTCAATGTGAAGGTCCCTGTTActaaaatcagaaataaaaacccagttgaaactgaatctcacaacgaaggctgaagttcttctgtcaaacATTGACAAACCGCATTGCGGCatttcatgtaaatgttttaatttgatttttgtattgttttggcAGGCACATATTGCATCATAATTGTAATCATATCTATGAAAAAGCAACATATAGTCGAGCGCGCAGTtctacgacagctcttgtttcaaaTTCAACTAAGAAAAAGATCATTGTTCCACtaagttaaaaatgttcactaagatgctttatgaatataaattaatgttatgaaTGATACAGGGCACAACAAGACATTGGATGAGTTCACGTATGAGGACGCAGACATTGGCGAGGAGATATTCAAGTGTTTGTCTCGAGTAACACTTGTTGGGGTGTCTAGTAGAATATCTTTCGGTAACGGAGCAGACTCgaacaaaataatcaaagttcAACGCGTGCAAGGTATCACGATTTGTTAAGCCCAATTTAGTTTATATTTCCCCAAACACCAGAAAAAGAAccttacaaaaaaatcaataaataaaaagaatcaCACAACATCATACCATCCTGAATCGGGAGaatgttttgtacattttgacTGCTATATTAACAATACTTATACAAACCCCATTGTCAGATACTATAAATATAACCAACTTAAATGAATTCtatatgaaaattaatttacatttaaatgctGAAATAAACGCGAAACGTCGAACGTGTAGGATGGTTTCCCAAGAATAGCTGAACAACACTTTGGTATTTTCATAGTATCTTCTTTTCAACGATATAACCCTTACTAGTGCTGTATTGTTCTGCTTCAGTCTCAGACTATTCTATtgagtattttgtttaaattttataccTTGGGTTTATGTGATTATTTAAATGGAATTGATGTCAATTGAATAAATACCATCAGTGCAATAAATTAAACTGGTATTGATTTAAAACTGAACTGTTTGCATatctcaattatgttttatcgGGAGAGCACTTGGATttaaatttcaacttttgttgTACGCGAAAGATAATATCATCCATTACGCCAAAACCTATACCACTCTGTTTTCATTCCACGCTTACAACTCATTTTAACTGCATTACGCTGAATTCCATTTTAAAAGCgcgttaatgtttatttttttatttttaactgcaCGTAATTTTGGGAATTACCTTTTCGACTATTTGTCCCAGCTTTGTGTGGGTTGACGTTTGATGTGGACAACACAACCGAACGGGCCAAATTTTCCATACAACGAATGATCTTAAAATGTTCAACAGTCTGACCTTATTAAATGTTGTTgataaatgaatacaaacagGCGGAAATTATACTTTAAAATGTAATCTCGAAAGAGACCAGAACTAGTAACATGTTACATTGCTTGTTTTGTAAGACTATCTTTatgatttattattgaaaattatcaaatttaaatctgtataaatatatatcatcttTTATCTCCATACACAGTCAAAACACGTTTCGacattgcaaaatgatatcATACGTAGAAAATTATTCGAACTGAAAACCCCAATGATAACTGAGGTAGAActaatgaattaaaacatatgcatatgtatacatttacaaTTTCAAACACTTTGAAGGTGGAAAGAGAAAGCTCATAGCCTATTACCACCAAGACAAAAGTCCGTCCTACTTCGAATGGGTCCAAGGAGCTCTTGTTTGGAAAGGTATTTTTCTTGTAAGATCCCCATGtcctttttaattttaattttatctttaGCATATTTAATTCAACTCACTATTACTCGAAATGTACAATTCCGTTGAGTAATGAGAATATATCAACTAACTTAACGAcgagttttttttactttttatttaataactaaaatattataatatctcGCCtcttaacaaattaacaaaatataactgtCTCATATTTTTGAACAGAGTTCTGCAAACCTCAAGCATACGAAATGCATGCATACAAGTCACAGTACAATCTTTGTTACAAAGTTATTAACTTATATGTTGACTGATCTCCCTATAGGAAATACGGTTTTGCTTTACTACCTTTTTAAATTTAGGAACGGAAACGTTctcttaaaaatatttcaccaaAAGGTAACCACAAATTATCTGATCTTAAACCAGAAGTGACCATTTATGTTACTAAAAACTATAACTTTAAGATTTTAAGTCTAGTCGGTAAAATATAATGGCTACACCATTCAGCAGGTTCAAGACCAACCATATTTATATACCCACTCGAAACTTATCATTCCTTCCAGATAATAAGATACCCCGAGATTCAACGTATATCAGCGTAGAAGAAGTGACCGTACCTCTGACCTTGTACACCAGCATGTGTGTTCTGGCGGGCACCGGCTTATGTGCAACTGTATCGCTTTTCGCCTTCAATATCGTATATCGAACCAACAGGTAGGTGGTCTAAATAAGACTCTCTTAAAGACAAGCAAGATAAGTGATATCCCTAGCCAAACTCCAAGTAATTTATTAGAAGTATGATTTTTGCAGGATATTTTCCTTACCATAGTCGACTTTGAACTGCGTAACGTGATTTGGATCAAAATAGGTCACGCATGCGCAGCTGACCATATTGCAATACTATCTATAACCTGTCAATAGTTCAGGTACTCGAAAGGGTTTCCAGAGCAGTGATTATTGATTTTGctgaaatattgatttattttggcTAAGATCAACATGAATCTGatagaaaacattttcatacatttcGGTATATGTTTTGATGTTGGTTTAAGGTAAGATGCACTTTGTTGACAATCTATGAGAGGGTCAGTGTTAAGTAAATGTATAAGTAAATATGCTTCTTTTATTAATCACTTAACTTTTTATGTTGATCTTGTCCAAGTTAAGCTTTGTTCTTATTAAAAATTGCATATCAGGTTGAGATCTCTTAAACCAAATTATTctacatattcatttttaactCAGCGTAACAAGGTGTTAACCTCAAAAGTAATATTATTGTTGTCTCTCAGCTTGAACCCTTCAACAATTGATGATATTCGCTAAATTAATGTCGTTGAAGATCAAAATTTTGAATACCGTTAGTAACGCATATTAAGCATATTGTTGTAGCGTGGTTCGATGATGGATATTTCCACGTGATGTTTGCAAATGGGTTGGATAAAGGTTAGAAATAAACATCATGTATTGTTTATGTCCTTGTGGCCGAACGGTGAATGCGtcagttttcttaaaaaaagtgTTGACTGAACCGGCGTGGTttcgctccccactacaaccatatgattaatattacttatacttatttttttttctgtaatttcgataaaaaagtaaaaataaataaataaaaaaatgttatcaaattgcAGGTTTGTAAAGCTTTCATCTCCTAACATCAACAACGTATTGCTTCTTGGTTGCTTTCTCTGCTATGCAACTGTCTTTATCAGGACGACAGGAGCAGATAGCAGATTTGTATGTGAGGTATGAGCAAAATTACTCTGATTAATTATAGAGAAGTGATTATTTACTATATTAAAGCCAATAAATTCCTTAAAATATCTATAGAAAAGATACCAATTCGACggaaatgtaaatttaaaaatatatttttattcaaaatcatttctgGCTATGATCGGAGTGTTCTTTTAAGATGTATTTGGTTCATGTGTATGCAGCTTATGTACTATTGCCATTCTCAAAATAGAATTAGGTATTTTGAGAAAGATTAAgtttttaaaaacgttttccatttatgtcattttattttgcaaCGCTCCTTCAACTTTAGCACTGATTAATTTCGCCAATGTACAGCACAAAAACCGTATCattgatttgtattttataagaTTTCTTGAATCATTCGCGCCTGGCTTCATTTGATGCACCTTTTTGGAAATATTTGCACCAACCATCCGGAAACTATACATAAACAATACCAGTGGCAAAACACCGTAACAATAAAATTGTCCTTTGAGTATCCATGAAATAGTAGGACAATCAATAAGTGCACTTTTAGATTTGAATCAAATTAGTGAAATACTGTAAGATAACTTTCAAAACTTGCAGGCCCGTTCTTGGTGCTTTTGTCTGGGCTTCACCATTACATTTGGGTCtctgttttcaaaaacatgGCGAGTGTACAGGAtcttcacaaacaagaaactaCTTCGACGGGTAAGGACTTCAAGCGTCTTTTTATGTTAGTTTTcgttatatattttgaattttatggcATAAAGCACAAGCGAGTGTACAGTTTGACCTATTTTATCACGTATGCAATGAAGCTTGATCATGCTGTTTGAAAAACTAAATTTTCCTATATCAAGGCATCTAGgcatttaatgataataataatgatttttatattttaaaccgCTTTACAGCGATTTCGTTGGCGAACAAAGAAGAGACAactgtaaaattaaaaaaaaatgtataaagtaGCTCAATGCCTGCTTAATTTTAACGGATGCTTATAGACCAACTCCACAAAGCGGTTGATTCCCTTTGCtgttcacaaatatttgttgttatgCATATAACATGGTAATGATTACAATCACGTGACAGCGTTCAAAATCTTGAAGTAAGGATTAGTTTCCGATGTATATCACGTTTCATATAtgaaacattcaatattttaaagatttaaacaaaacactaCGGCAATacgttaaaaatatataataaaagcaaGTATGTAGTGGAAATGTAGCTATGTTCGTACTTTATCAGCTCGTCCTGGGAGATCAATGCATACTACCCTGAGGCATGTCCGATGTTTTGATTGAGTGATTaagaactttttaaataaatcgaATAGTAACTGTTgcttttcagttttattatgttattgtctataaactttaaaatgaattggATACGTTTTTTATAGTTATGATAGGACCTAAATCGTATATTAGTTTAGAAAGATACATTGTATGTCACAAGGTGAGATCctcttttttatacaaaagCTTACGACTAACCTAAAGAACCGTTTGGATTAATTTCTAAGAATTCAAATGACAACAGTTGATTAATTTCAAAACCAGGATTTCCTTTCACGAGCAGATAGGATCTTTGCCACCAAGTACAAAAAAAGCTGGATTTCAGCTGTACAAGTTGTacttaaaaaaagaatttgTGCAGTATTTTCATGCAATATAGTTTATATCAGTTCAGGGAAATAACATTGCTTGCAGagtaaaataaatcaagtaaaAGACCATTATCACTTTTTGAATGACGTCTCGTTATTTCGATCATTATCACGTGATACCTATGATGGCAATAATTTTTGTACGACAAAGGGAAGTTACCAATATGTGGAGTTTTGATCTTAATAAGCCtctatatgattttatttaaaaaaggaaattttaCAAGTAATGTTCCTGCTTTTCTCTTTCGGGAGCATTTATAGTACACATACTATTCGTCTTCCTGTCCATATATGGCTGcattaatcattttaaagtggcatacatttcttaaaaaacacatGATGTCATTTGAATTTATAAAGACAATCGTTGTTGTGATTggaatgaattattataaaatatttgttcagtaTAGATTTTCAATACTCACAGACAATAAAGGATTACCAGCTTCTTGCCATCAACGGAATTTTGGTTGCCTCAGTGATGGTGGTCCTGGGCACCTCGGCATTAATCTCCCCTAGTCAAGTTGTGACAAAATACCTGACAAAGGAGGTAAGGACTTAATAAAACCGCATCGAGtgtgatgtgttttttttatagttattgaCAAATTTATATTCCAAATGATAGACTTAAAGGcatagtttaagccttctttaaatgaccccccccccccccgaaaaactGTGTATAGTACATAACTtctatttattgattttaatattcttgccttgatccctcttatcagatctctgatctgagtatcctgctgtgcaatTTTAGAAGTTCTGTTATATAATGGACCCTTAATGGCcttgagccaataaacgaattcACGGGTATTGGACCCTACTGTGATACCAGAGCaataagcaggagatgcactgcaggggattatcatgccaaacataacttaaactaggcctttaaatatCTCAATGCTTACATAGCCAGTGCATTGTCTCTACCTTAAACGAATGTGTTGAATTTGAACGATTTTTCATGGCCCAAAAGTGAAAAGTGCGCAGTGAATTTAATGTAGcgactttttaaaaacaaaatgtagtgatgttaatatttacatgtttatttttgcttttattgttaaatgatCAGACAAGTGTTAGGTTAAGCGCGCGTCAACCGGTGTTACCCCAGTGAATTATATAGAGAAATTGTTtgcttcagtgtaagatcgtaatatacaCAACTTTACCGACTACGCACCATAACGTATATTTAACGAGATTTGGTGTTCAATAGTTTGAATATAttgcactgaaacaaacatttttgcaaataatatggatacaatttaaatttaagacatttaatAACCTTTTATAAGAAAGTCCtttcaaaagaaacatatttaacatcCTAATGATGGTAGGTTTACCTTAAACTTGCTCACACCTAATAATTTGCGTAACCAATGTGATGTATTGGGTGCGATCCCAGGTTTGCATTATTTGATTGAATAACGTTCGTAGGTGAACCTGATCGGATATGATGAAGAGGTCCATCCCTACGTCCGTGTATGTTATTCAAAGTACGCCTCCTATTTCAACTGGGTCATCTACATTCTAGAAGGAGCCCTTCTATCGTTTGGAGCATTTCTCGCCTGGGAAACACGCCGAGTAAGTGTATTCTATTTGTTGTTTGATAGTTTGTgtaaaaagagtaaaaatatGTTGGTGTCTGATTTTTCGTATCGGGGAAAAATGACCGAATTGCGAGGCGAAAAGGAGCCAAGTGGTGggcaaataaaaaatattgttgcaAATTTTCACCCCGCCACTTGGCtcaattttgcatttttgcCCTTTTGCCGCGAAAAATGCGAAAACGCGAAATATCAGAAAATAGCCCCCATAAATATAGTGCGTAAAAATGACGACCTTTATGCTATAATGGTCAAAATGAACAACTTTCTTTAAGGGTTTTATCAGCATAAAGTAAGTATAAACAATGAGGCGGGATGGTGCAAAAAAAAGGTTTCTGAAACtgcttttataaatgaaatatatgaaatgcATAATCCAATTTTGATGTTTGATCAATGTCTCATTGGTTGAGATAATCAAATGTATCTAAGTTTGTATAATTACAGTTTAAGGCatcatattatttcattataccTCACTTTTATTCTCTATGTTAAATTTCCTATACCCGAGcggtcaatattttttaatattgccCGGTAATGTTGACTGGCAAAGTAATATCACAAGCGCAGAAAAGATGCGCGTGCGCTTTAGAATTTTTAATGGCCGCATTAATAAGAGCTGATGCCcgcacaataaataaaattgcataacaAAACCGTTCAAGTTATCGACTacgatatgaaaaaaaaaatactatatttgtCAGGACATCAGAGGCATTCTTAACCTTTTACCTCTCATACGGAGGCCGATGGAAATACATTAGTTGAGTCTATAAAGATTCCAAAAGtacaaaaaggtttaaaaatcggcatgttttattttcccaaggctgaggtggtaagcgctaattaaaatgtgttgttaatctggttacaaccggtgATTGCATTATTTCTAAACGTCATTTGCcacaaaatgacagctaataatgtaaacaaacaataattacagaataaattgattaaatttgaaagttgtgtaatggtaaaaatcttatttatgtatatgtagtATCTGTGTTCGcctcgggtaacagtatttccctcatgttgacaatatgtactgtcacactggaagccgtgcaatatttatataatactaaAGTTGGTTCTTGTGGATTCAGGGAGGTCATATTCGTGTGACAAACAGTAGTGCCACATGATATATACTATACAATACATTTTGAAGTGCGAAACGTTTGATTAAACAATTTCTTAGAAAATGATCATTCGAATcataagatatatttaaaaattaatttgtttgtcttgttaGGCTCTCTAAAAACCtcaatcaatataaaattacgAATCTGAGACAAAaccattatttcaaacactttcAGGTGAAGATCGAGGCTCTGAACGACTCACACCAGATTGGCTTCTGTCTGTACAACGTAGTCGTCCTCAGCGCTGTTGGACTCTTACTGTCACTTGTTCTAGGCGACCATGAGGTGTTGCTCTACGGAATTACTTCTGCTTGTCTCATTATTGGCACGTTTGCGACACAGATGGTCGTCTTTATTCCAAAGGTATACATGCACCTGTGTCcttattacagaagcatcttgagaaaatgtttatgtatttaacttAAGGGTAAAAATTTAAATCGTTGTGTTTCTTGAAAAAcgaattatttaaaatggtgtttttatttctaaaagcTTACcatattaaattgtataacatacactaataaataaacattacacTTTCTACCAGTGGAAAAACGAttaagaaaattgttaaattcTAGGAAAAGTACAAGTTTCCGTAATATGATCCCAGGGTCACTTCACTCGGATACTCGTCCTTCCTAcaaagcatttatgacgcaattgaTCATGTGATCTACGCGTACTGTAAATTATCAATAGCTTTTCGGTTGTAATTGATATTCATCTGCAGGAAATTATTTAAGTTCGCATGTTTTCGTGAGTACTTACTGCAAATTAACCTCGAAGCGCTATCAATCTTCAATGAATTTGCCCTCGCGccattcattcatacatcaaaCACACATGGACAAATTTGATCAGTTGACCCTAGTTACTATAGTTAACTGACACCTGCATATGTCTTATAATCATACCCGCCTGTGTTgtacaatttataaaactgtGTGTTTCTAGATCATCGCTGTGCGCAATAAAATAGATACGAACGGGCCATCGTGGGTTCCAGGGGGAACAACTGCAGGTACAACTATTGCTTCTCACAGCCAGACTAAACAGCCGTCGATTTCGACAGTACCAACATAGAAAACACGAGATGGTATTGCCAACAGCAGCTTACACCGAACTTCTGACAGCCATAGATCAAGCAATAAGGAGCAATTCATACATATCGATAGTTATACTTTTCACAAATGTAATTTAGATACTGTTAGAGatgatgtatttttgttgtgtaTTGTGCATTATTCATATTCAATACATCGAGAGGGGGAGGGGGAGGTTAATTTTGTATAATAGtctggtcccaatttctcgaaacttcttaaacttaacaggcttaagtcgcttatttcaattagccaaaatacatactgaaaatggattttaataaataaaaaatggtttattctgattatcatacagattattc encodes the following:
- the LOC128226939 gene encoding gamma-aminobutyric acid type B receptor subunit 1-like; the protein is MAHKGSIVGQFRFALLFVLILTESVTSISGLRELRLLGQLPMTGTAWTGGMACLPPLKMAIEDVNARPGILDGYKLTYEYIDSMCSKGPASYRTFRTIHEKPPYVMLLGDACSTSSESTAEVSHFYNLTQLSYGSTSPVLSDRERFPKFFRLSPPDTTINPTRIDLMRTFNWNKIATIHEALEFFSVSMDTFIRDVKNLTEIEIISQEVFVHDPYNRVKNMKDRDVRIIVALMYEDKARKMLCAAYKVGLYGAKIVWIMPGWFTNEFWKDDIGSLSCTLEQITEVVEGAIFAGPIWDNPIEERGIANMTRHNKTLDEFTYEDADIGEEIFKCLSRVTLVGVSSRISFGNGADSNKIIKVQRVQGGKRKLIAYYHQDKSPSYFEWVQGALVWKDNKIPRDSTYISVEEVTVPLTLYTSMCVLAGTGLCATVSLFAFNIVYRTNRFVKLSSPNINNVLLLGCFLCYATVFIRTTGADSRFVCEARSWCFCLGFTITFGSLFSKTWRVYRIFTNKKLLRRTIKDYQLLAINGILVASVMVVLGTSALISPSQVVTKYLTKEVNLIGYDEEVHPYVRVCYSKYASYFNWVIYILEGALLSFGAFLAWETRRVKIEALNDSHQIGFCLYNVVVLSAVGLLLSLVLGDHEVLLYGITSACLIIGTFATQMVVFIPKNDVASPCRGEALQASKE